In Vigna radiata var. radiata cultivar VC1973A chromosome 3, Vradiata_ver6, whole genome shotgun sequence, the following proteins share a genomic window:
- the LOC106757351 gene encoding uncharacterized protein LOC106757351 gives MAEPQSSLEKQFDSFRVQLEQSGTLRDRIRSVVSEIESSTRLIYATLLLVHQSRPHTRYHGDWKSETQTVVSMLTFMYWLETGSLLEHKEAEEKLMLGSDFGLDVED, from the exons ATGGCGGAGCCTCAGTCGTCGCTAGAGAAGCAATTCGACTCGTTTAGGGTTCAGCTGGAACAATCTGGAACGCTCCGCGACCGAATTCGAAGCGTCGTTTCGGAGATTGAGTCTTCCACTAGGCTCATCTATGCCACTCTTCTTCTCGTTCATCAGTCTCGCCCCCACACCCG GTATCATGGTGATTGGAAGAGTGAAACACAGACTGTAGTTTCGATGCTTACGTTCATGTACTGGCTAGAAACAGGAAGCCTTCTCGAGCACAAAGAGGCTGAGGAAAAACTTATGT TGGGTTCAGACTTTGGTCTAGACGTTGAAGACTAG
- the LOC106757883 gene encoding probable serine/threonine-protein kinase PBL19 produces the protein MKCFTFSYGEKKEEPKGLRSTSGRSENSTNGDIRRSGSELNSQEVSDNGSTESLRRNAIPSLSQRSSNLRVFTVSELKSATRNFSRSVMIGEGGFGCVYLGLIKSVEVPSGRIEVAVKQLSKRGMQGHREWVTEVNVLGVVEHPNLVKLVGYCAEDDERGIQRLLIYEYMPNRSVEHHLSHRSEAPLSWSRRLKIARDAARGLTYLHEEMGFQIIFRDFKSSNILLDEQWNAKLSDFGLARLGPSDGLTHVSTAVVGTMGYASPEYVQTGRLTSKNDVWSYGVFLYELITGRRPIDRNRPRGEQKLLEWIRPYLSDGRKFQLILDPRLDKKQIFKSAHRLSMIANRCLVKNPKNRPKMSEVLEMVNGMLESSSSCSSPPLPLRSVARVETSQDTETNNKKRTMDQKHGESNWFARMWRPKLDMQVTNKLELEVSCQWV, from the exons ATGAAGTGTTTTACATTCTCCTatggagagaaaaaagaagagccAAAAGGCTTGCGATCAACATCGGGCCGGTCAGAGAATTCCACGAATGGTGATATTAGAAGATCTGGTTCTGAGTTAAATTCTCAGGAAGTTTCAGACAATGGCAGCACAGAATCTCTCAGGAGGAATGCAATACCCAGTTTGTCCCAGAGGTCCAGCAACCTTAGAGTGTTTACTGTTTCTGAACTGAAATCAGCCACAAGGAATTTCAGTCGCTCTGTTATGATTGGAGAGGGCGGCTTTGGGTGTGTCTACCTGGGATTGATTAAAAGTGTGGAGGTCCCCTCTGGAAGAATTGAAGTTGCTGTTAAACAGCTTAGTAAAAGGGGAATGCAG GGGCACAGGGAATGGGTGACAGAAGTGAATGTTCTCGGTGTTGTTGAGCATCCGAATCTTGTGAAACTAGTGGGTTATTGTGCAGAAGATGATGAAAGAGGAATCCAGCGGCTTCTGATTTATGAATACATGCCTAACAGAAGTGTGGAACACCATTTATCCCATCGATCAGAGGCTCCTCTCTCATGGAGTAGGAGATTGAAAATAGCACGAGATGCAGCTCGTGGATTAACATACCTGCATGAAGAAATGGGTTTTCAG ATAATTTTCAGAGATTTCAAATCTTCAAATATCCTTTTGGATGAACAATGGAATGCAAAGCTCTCAGACTTTGGGTTGGCAAGGTTGGGACCATCGGATGGACTGACTCATGTCTCAACGGCG GTTGTGGGAACAATGGGATATGCATCTCCAGAATATGTTCAAACTGGACGTCTAACATCAAAGAATGACGTGTGGAGCTACGGAGTCTTCCTTTATGAACTCATCACCGGTAGGCGCCCTATAGATCGAAATCGCCCCAGGGGTGAGCAGAAGCTCTTGGAATGGATAAGGCCATACCTATCAGATGGGAGGAAATTTCAACTAATATTAGACCCAAGACTTGATAAGAAACAAATCTTCAAATCAGCCCATAGACTTTCTATGATAGCAAACCGATGCTTGGTAAAAAATCCAAAGAATCGCCCGAAGATGAGTGAGGTATTGGAAATGGTGAATGGGATGTTAGAATCTTCCTCATCCTGTTCCAGTCCACCATTGCCCTTGAGGAGTGTGGCAAGAGTGGAAACTTCCCAGGATACTGAAACAAATAACAAGAAACGGACCATGGATCAGAAGCATGGAGAAAGTAATTGGTTTGCTAGGATGTGGAGACCAAAGCTT GACATGCAGGTCACGAATAAGCTAGAGCTGGAAGTTTCATGTCAATGGGTATAG
- the LOC106756678 gene encoding uncharacterized protein LOC106756678 isoform X2, whose translation MVLYEHSDVFQWGLNLLDGDPAYSPGYYGNIIQHDTGDIYNGHYFHSHYDNECNHVENDEIIARTLQEEFSQLEIAESSGYFQQGEQQFHVPETQPSYDWHNSSMMNYCSGDHDYAQEGVGDGEPSSSCSSPCETEEYSLELTDNYPLDDEVGRRLSQMIPIPHVPKINGEIPSIDEATSDHQRLLDRLLLYDFVENKVHGDGNCQFVRRQVVDQLKSNPEIYDGYVPMEYDDYLDKMSKSGEWGDHVTLQAAADSYGVRIFVMTSFKDTCCIEILPHFENPKGVIFLSFWAEVHYNSIYPQGDIPSNESRKKKRWWSFGSKH comes from the exons ATGGTTTTGTATGAGCATTCGGATGTTTTTCAGTGGGGTCTTAATCTTCTTGATGGTGACCCTGCTTATAGTCCTGGATACTATGGCAACATAATTCAACATGATACTGGAGACATCTATAATGGACACTACTTCCATAGCCATTATGATAATGAATGCAACCATGTAGAGAATGATGAGATCATTGCCCGTACACTTCAAGAAGAGTTTTCACAGCTAGAGATTGCTGAATCTTCCGGATATTTTCAGCAAGGTGAACAACAGTTCCATGTTCCTGAGACTCAGCCTTCATATGATTGGCATAACTCTTCAATGATGAACTACTGCTCAGGAG ATCATGATTATGCTCAAGAAGGAGTTGGTGATGGAGAACCCTCTAGTTCATGTTCTAGTCCTTGTGAAACAGAGGAATATTCATTGGAGCTAACTGACAATTATCcacttgatgatgaagttgggAGGAGATTGAGTCAAATGATACCAATTCCC CATGTTCCAAAAATTAATGGTGAAATTCCTTCAATTGACGAAGCAACTTCAGATCATCAAAGGCTTCTGGATAG attGCTGTTATATGACTTTGTGGAGAACAAAGTACATGGCGATGGTAATTGTCAG TTTGTGAGACGACAAGTTGTTGATCAG CTTAAATCTAATCCAGAGATTTATGATGGATATGTTCCCATGGAGTACGATGATTATTTGGACAAGATGTCTAA GAGTGGCGAATGGGGTGATCATGTTACTCTCCAAGCAGCTGCAGATTCG TATGGTGTGAGAATTTTTGTGATGACTTCTTTCAAGGACACCTGTTGCATAGAGATACTTCCTCATTTTGAGAACCCAAAAGGAG TGATTTTCCTGAGTTTCTGGGCAGAGGTGCACTACAACTCCATTTATCCCCAAGGAg ATATACCATCAAATGAAtctagaaagaagaaaaggtggtGGAGCTTTGGCAGCAAGCATTAG
- the LOC106756678 gene encoding uncharacterized protein LOC106756678 isoform X1 gives MVLYEHSDVFQWGLNLLDGDPAYSPGYYGNIIQHDTGDIYNGHYFHSHYDNECNHVENDEIIARTLQEEFSQLEIAESSGYFQQGEQQFHVPETQPSYDWHNSSMMNYCSGDHDYAQEGVGDGEPSSSCSSPCETEEYSLELTDNYPLDDEVGRRLSQMIPIPHVPKINGEIPSIDEATSDHQRLLDRLLLYDFVENKVHGDGNCQFRALSDQLYHAPDHHKFVRRQVVDQLKSNPEIYDGYVPMEYDDYLDKMSKSGEWGDHVTLQAAADSYGVRIFVMTSFKDTCCIEILPHFENPKGVIFLSFWAEVHYNSIYPQGDIPSNESRKKKRWWSFGSKH, from the exons ATGGTTTTGTATGAGCATTCGGATGTTTTTCAGTGGGGTCTTAATCTTCTTGATGGTGACCCTGCTTATAGTCCTGGATACTATGGCAACATAATTCAACATGATACTGGAGACATCTATAATGGACACTACTTCCATAGCCATTATGATAATGAATGCAACCATGTAGAGAATGATGAGATCATTGCCCGTACACTTCAAGAAGAGTTTTCACAGCTAGAGATTGCTGAATCTTCCGGATATTTTCAGCAAGGTGAACAACAGTTCCATGTTCCTGAGACTCAGCCTTCATATGATTGGCATAACTCTTCAATGATGAACTACTGCTCAGGAG ATCATGATTATGCTCAAGAAGGAGTTGGTGATGGAGAACCCTCTAGTTCATGTTCTAGTCCTTGTGAAACAGAGGAATATTCATTGGAGCTAACTGACAATTATCcacttgatgatgaagttgggAGGAGATTGAGTCAAATGATACCAATTCCC CATGTTCCAAAAATTAATGGTGAAATTCCTTCAATTGACGAAGCAACTTCAGATCATCAAAGGCTTCTGGATAG attGCTGTTATATGACTTTGTGGAGAACAAAGTACATGGCGATGGTAATTGTCAG TTCCGAGCACTGTCTGATCAATTGTATCACGCACCTGATCACCACAAGTTTGTGAGACGACAAGTTGTTGATCAG CTTAAATCTAATCCAGAGATTTATGATGGATATGTTCCCATGGAGTACGATGATTATTTGGACAAGATGTCTAA GAGTGGCGAATGGGGTGATCATGTTACTCTCCAAGCAGCTGCAGATTCG TATGGTGTGAGAATTTTTGTGATGACTTCTTTCAAGGACACCTGTTGCATAGAGATACTTCCTCATTTTGAGAACCCAAAAGGAG TGATTTTCCTGAGTTTCTGGGCAGAGGTGCACTACAACTCCATTTATCCCCAAGGAg ATATACCATCAAATGAAtctagaaagaagaaaaggtggtGGAGCTTTGGCAGCAAGCATTAG
- the LOC106757818 gene encoding RNA polymerase sigma factor sigF, chloroplastic isoform X3: MFSSSPPFPSSSSPSVMMLHEQAAPAVASWSSTSTARHFPTSVLLQEQREEYRPLLHAYNKEATLNTRQMDMSSVQEKCNTGNPDQLTCYPTREIAASLTLQPVDNDSERPADGLPRNAVSLAQQALSASKQAASSIEVDDDDDDPLSFGLASTSLVDSSLKRNKIVRSTRITERRSKQRKASKSNLLDEESYLDRKSFVQRKLRLEKKLNEGFDQNDPLRMFLSGSESRQLLTREEESQLITQLQDFSRLEEVKIRLQSQLRREPTLAEWADVLGLSCCALQTQLHCVNRSKEKLFHANMRMVVHIAKHYQGRGLSLQDLFQEGSTGLMKSIDKFKPGAGCRFGTYAYWWIRHSIRKAIFLHSRTIRIPENLYRLLGKVIEAKKLFIQEGNINPSKEELARRVGITIDKLETLVFASRNPISMQQAVWADQETTFQEITADSAIEIPDVCVSRQLMRRHVHNLLNMLSPKEKSIIRLRFGIEDGKEKTLSDIGKVFGLTKERVRQLESRALSKLKECLESQGLDAYTDLLI; this comes from the exons ATGTTCTCTTCCTCTCCACCgtttccttcatcttcttcgcCTTCAG TTATGATGCTTCATGAACAAGCTGCTCCAGCAGTTGCATCCTGGTCTTCTACTTCTACAGCTCGGCATTTTCCTACCTCTGTTCTCTTACAAGAACAGCGTGAGGAGTATAGGCCCCTACTGCACGCGTATAATaaggag GCAACGTTAAATACAAGGCAGATGGATATGTCCTCAGTTCAAGAGAAATGCAACACAGGCAATCCTGATCA ACTGACTTGTTATCCTACTAGGGAAATTGCTGCTTCTTTGACTCTTCAGCCTGTTGATAACGATTCAGAGAGGCCTGCAGATGGTCTGCCAAGGAATGCGGTTTCTCTTGCTCAGCAAGCTTTGTCAGCCTCAAAGCAAGCGGCTTCATCAATtgaagttgatgatgatgatgatgatccaCTTTCTTTTGG TTTGGCCTCCACAAGTTTGGTTGACTCTTCACTGAAAAGGAATAAAATTGTGAGATCAACACGGATTACAGAAAGACGATCTAAACAGAGAAAAGCATCAAAGTCAAATCTTCTTGATGAAGAAAGTTACCTTGACAGAAAATCTTTTGTACAGAGAAAGCTACgtttagaaaagaaattaaatgaagGATTTGATCAAAATGACCCCCTACGCATGTTCTTGTCGGGTTCTGAATCAAGGCAACTTTTGACCCGTGAAGAAGAGTCTCAATTGATTACTCAGCTTCAG GATTTCTCAAGATTGGAAGAAGTAAAGATCAGGCTTCAATCTCAGTTAAGACGGGAACCAACTTTAGCTGAATGGGCTGATGTCTTGGGCCTTAGTTGTTGTGCCCTGCAGACACAGCTTCATTGTGTTAACAGAAGCAAAGAAAAGCTGTTTCATGCCAATATGCGCATGGTAGTACACATTGCTAAACATTATCAGGGACGTGGTCTCAGCCTTCAGGACTTATTTCAG GAGGGAAGCACGGGTCTTATGAAGAGCATTGACAAATTTAAACCAGGAGCTGGTTGCCGATTTGGTACTTACGCATACTGGTGGATAAGGCATTCAATAAGGAAGGCGATATTTCTGCATTCCAGGACTATCCGTATACCG GAGAATTTATATAGACTTTTGGGCAAGGTCATAGAAGCAAAGAAATTATTCATTCAGGAGGGAAACATTAACCCATCCAAAGAAGAATTAGCAAGAAGGGTGGGAATTACAATAGACAAGTTGGAAACTTTAGTATTTGCTTCAAGAAATCCAATTTCCATGCAGCAAGCTGTATGGGCGGACCAAGAGACAACTTTCCAG GAGATTACTGCAGACTCAGCAATTGAGATCCCAGATGTGTGTGTTTCAAGACAGCTAATGAGGAGGCATGTGCACAACCTCCTAAATATGTTAAGCCCTAAAGAAAAGAGCATAATCAGGCTAAGATTTGGTATTGAAGATGGCAAGGAAAAAACGTTGTCAGATATTGGCAAGGTTTTTGGTTTGACCAAGGAAAGAGTCCGACAGTTGGAGAGCCGAGCATTGTCCAAGCTCAAGGAGTGTCTTGAAAGTCAAGGACTTGACGCATACACAGACTTGCTTATATAG
- the LOC106757818 gene encoding RNA polymerase sigma factor sigF, chloroplastic isoform X2 codes for MFSSSPPFPSSSSPSVMMLHEQAAPAVASWSSTSTARHFPTSVLLQEQREEYRPLLHAYNKEATLNTRQMDMSSVQEKCNTGNPDQLVHDFVHQLHLRSHLQNLEIAASLTLQPVDNDSERPADGLPRNAVSLAQQALSASKQAASSIEVDDDDDDPLSFGLASTSLVDSSLKRNKIVRSTRITERRSKQRKASKSNLLDEESYLDRKSFVQRKLRLEKKLNEGFDQNDPLRMFLSGSESRQLLTREEESQLITQLQDFSRLEEVKIRLQSQLRREPTLAEWADVLGLSCCALQTQLHCVNRSKEKLFHANMRMVVHIAKHYQGRGLSLQDLFQEGSTGLMKSIDKFKPGAGCRFGTYAYWWIRHSIRKAIFLHSRTIRIPENLYRLLGKVIEAKKLFIQEGNINPSKEELARRVGITIDKLETLVFASRNPISMQQAVWADQETTFQEITADSAIEIPDVCVSRQLMRRHVHNLLNMLSPKEKSIIRLRFGIEDGKEKTLSDIGKVFGLTKERVRQLESRALSKLKECLESQGLDAYTDLLI; via the exons ATGTTCTCTTCCTCTCCACCgtttccttcatcttcttcgcCTTCAG TTATGATGCTTCATGAACAAGCTGCTCCAGCAGTTGCATCCTGGTCTTCTACTTCTACAGCTCGGCATTTTCCTACCTCTGTTCTCTTACAAGAACAGCGTGAGGAGTATAGGCCCCTACTGCACGCGTATAATaaggag GCAACGTTAAATACAAGGCAGATGGATATGTCCTCAGTTCAAGAGAAATGCAACACAGGCAATCCTGATCAGTTAGTGCATGATTTTGTTCACCAGTTGCATCTCCGGTCTCATTTACAGAActt GGAAATTGCTGCTTCTTTGACTCTTCAGCCTGTTGATAACGATTCAGAGAGGCCTGCAGATGGTCTGCCAAGGAATGCGGTTTCTCTTGCTCAGCAAGCTTTGTCAGCCTCAAAGCAAGCGGCTTCATCAATtgaagttgatgatgatgatgatgatccaCTTTCTTTTGG TTTGGCCTCCACAAGTTTGGTTGACTCTTCACTGAAAAGGAATAAAATTGTGAGATCAACACGGATTACAGAAAGACGATCTAAACAGAGAAAAGCATCAAAGTCAAATCTTCTTGATGAAGAAAGTTACCTTGACAGAAAATCTTTTGTACAGAGAAAGCTACgtttagaaaagaaattaaatgaagGATTTGATCAAAATGACCCCCTACGCATGTTCTTGTCGGGTTCTGAATCAAGGCAACTTTTGACCCGTGAAGAAGAGTCTCAATTGATTACTCAGCTTCAG GATTTCTCAAGATTGGAAGAAGTAAAGATCAGGCTTCAATCTCAGTTAAGACGGGAACCAACTTTAGCTGAATGGGCTGATGTCTTGGGCCTTAGTTGTTGTGCCCTGCAGACACAGCTTCATTGTGTTAACAGAAGCAAAGAAAAGCTGTTTCATGCCAATATGCGCATGGTAGTACACATTGCTAAACATTATCAGGGACGTGGTCTCAGCCTTCAGGACTTATTTCAG GAGGGAAGCACGGGTCTTATGAAGAGCATTGACAAATTTAAACCAGGAGCTGGTTGCCGATTTGGTACTTACGCATACTGGTGGATAAGGCATTCAATAAGGAAGGCGATATTTCTGCATTCCAGGACTATCCGTATACCG GAGAATTTATATAGACTTTTGGGCAAGGTCATAGAAGCAAAGAAATTATTCATTCAGGAGGGAAACATTAACCCATCCAAAGAAGAATTAGCAAGAAGGGTGGGAATTACAATAGACAAGTTGGAAACTTTAGTATTTGCTTCAAGAAATCCAATTTCCATGCAGCAAGCTGTATGGGCGGACCAAGAGACAACTTTCCAG GAGATTACTGCAGACTCAGCAATTGAGATCCCAGATGTGTGTGTTTCAAGACAGCTAATGAGGAGGCATGTGCACAACCTCCTAAATATGTTAAGCCCTAAAGAAAAGAGCATAATCAGGCTAAGATTTGGTATTGAAGATGGCAAGGAAAAAACGTTGTCAGATATTGGCAAGGTTTTTGGTTTGACCAAGGAAAGAGTCCGACAGTTGGAGAGCCGAGCATTGTCCAAGCTCAAGGAGTGTCTTGAAAGTCAAGGACTTGACGCATACACAGACTTGCTTATATAG
- the LOC106757818 gene encoding RNA polymerase sigma factor sigF, chloroplastic isoform X4, whose amino-acid sequence MFSSSPPFPSSSSPSVMMLHEQAAPAVASWSSTSTARHFPTSVLLQEQREEYRPLLHAYNKEATLNTRQMDMSSVQEKCNTGNPDQEIAASLTLQPVDNDSERPADGLPRNAVSLAQQALSASKQAASSIEVDDDDDDPLSFGLASTSLVDSSLKRNKIVRSTRITERRSKQRKASKSNLLDEESYLDRKSFVQRKLRLEKKLNEGFDQNDPLRMFLSGSESRQLLTREEESQLITQLQDFSRLEEVKIRLQSQLRREPTLAEWADVLGLSCCALQTQLHCVNRSKEKLFHANMRMVVHIAKHYQGRGLSLQDLFQEGSTGLMKSIDKFKPGAGCRFGTYAYWWIRHSIRKAIFLHSRTIRIPENLYRLLGKVIEAKKLFIQEGNINPSKEELARRVGITIDKLETLVFASRNPISMQQAVWADQETTFQEITADSAIEIPDVCVSRQLMRRHVHNLLNMLSPKEKSIIRLRFGIEDGKEKTLSDIGKVFGLTKERVRQLESRALSKLKECLESQGLDAYTDLLI is encoded by the exons ATGTTCTCTTCCTCTCCACCgtttccttcatcttcttcgcCTTCAG TTATGATGCTTCATGAACAAGCTGCTCCAGCAGTTGCATCCTGGTCTTCTACTTCTACAGCTCGGCATTTTCCTACCTCTGTTCTCTTACAAGAACAGCGTGAGGAGTATAGGCCCCTACTGCACGCGTATAATaaggag GCAACGTTAAATACAAGGCAGATGGATATGTCCTCAGTTCAAGAGAAATGCAACACAGGCAATCCTGATCA GGAAATTGCTGCTTCTTTGACTCTTCAGCCTGTTGATAACGATTCAGAGAGGCCTGCAGATGGTCTGCCAAGGAATGCGGTTTCTCTTGCTCAGCAAGCTTTGTCAGCCTCAAAGCAAGCGGCTTCATCAATtgaagttgatgatgatgatgatgatccaCTTTCTTTTGG TTTGGCCTCCACAAGTTTGGTTGACTCTTCACTGAAAAGGAATAAAATTGTGAGATCAACACGGATTACAGAAAGACGATCTAAACAGAGAAAAGCATCAAAGTCAAATCTTCTTGATGAAGAAAGTTACCTTGACAGAAAATCTTTTGTACAGAGAAAGCTACgtttagaaaagaaattaaatgaagGATTTGATCAAAATGACCCCCTACGCATGTTCTTGTCGGGTTCTGAATCAAGGCAACTTTTGACCCGTGAAGAAGAGTCTCAATTGATTACTCAGCTTCAG GATTTCTCAAGATTGGAAGAAGTAAAGATCAGGCTTCAATCTCAGTTAAGACGGGAACCAACTTTAGCTGAATGGGCTGATGTCTTGGGCCTTAGTTGTTGTGCCCTGCAGACACAGCTTCATTGTGTTAACAGAAGCAAAGAAAAGCTGTTTCATGCCAATATGCGCATGGTAGTACACATTGCTAAACATTATCAGGGACGTGGTCTCAGCCTTCAGGACTTATTTCAG GAGGGAAGCACGGGTCTTATGAAGAGCATTGACAAATTTAAACCAGGAGCTGGTTGCCGATTTGGTACTTACGCATACTGGTGGATAAGGCATTCAATAAGGAAGGCGATATTTCTGCATTCCAGGACTATCCGTATACCG GAGAATTTATATAGACTTTTGGGCAAGGTCATAGAAGCAAAGAAATTATTCATTCAGGAGGGAAACATTAACCCATCCAAAGAAGAATTAGCAAGAAGGGTGGGAATTACAATAGACAAGTTGGAAACTTTAGTATTTGCTTCAAGAAATCCAATTTCCATGCAGCAAGCTGTATGGGCGGACCAAGAGACAACTTTCCAG GAGATTACTGCAGACTCAGCAATTGAGATCCCAGATGTGTGTGTTTCAAGACAGCTAATGAGGAGGCATGTGCACAACCTCCTAAATATGTTAAGCCCTAAAGAAAAGAGCATAATCAGGCTAAGATTTGGTATTGAAGATGGCAAGGAAAAAACGTTGTCAGATATTGGCAAGGTTTTTGGTTTGACCAAGGAAAGAGTCCGACAGTTGGAGAGCCGAGCATTGTCCAAGCTCAAGGAGTGTCTTGAAAGTCAAGGACTTGACGCATACACAGACTTGCTTATATAG
- the LOC106757818 gene encoding RNA polymerase sigma factor sigF, chloroplastic isoform X1, producing MFSSSPPFPSSSSPSVMMLHEQAAPAVASWSSTSTARHFPTSVLLQEQREEYRPLLHAYNKEATLNTRQMDMSSVQEKCNTGNPDQLVHDFVHQLHLRSHLQNLLTCYPTREIAASLTLQPVDNDSERPADGLPRNAVSLAQQALSASKQAASSIEVDDDDDDPLSFGLASTSLVDSSLKRNKIVRSTRITERRSKQRKASKSNLLDEESYLDRKSFVQRKLRLEKKLNEGFDQNDPLRMFLSGSESRQLLTREEESQLITQLQDFSRLEEVKIRLQSQLRREPTLAEWADVLGLSCCALQTQLHCVNRSKEKLFHANMRMVVHIAKHYQGRGLSLQDLFQEGSTGLMKSIDKFKPGAGCRFGTYAYWWIRHSIRKAIFLHSRTIRIPENLYRLLGKVIEAKKLFIQEGNINPSKEELARRVGITIDKLETLVFASRNPISMQQAVWADQETTFQEITADSAIEIPDVCVSRQLMRRHVHNLLNMLSPKEKSIIRLRFGIEDGKEKTLSDIGKVFGLTKERVRQLESRALSKLKECLESQGLDAYTDLLI from the exons ATGTTCTCTTCCTCTCCACCgtttccttcatcttcttcgcCTTCAG TTATGATGCTTCATGAACAAGCTGCTCCAGCAGTTGCATCCTGGTCTTCTACTTCTACAGCTCGGCATTTTCCTACCTCTGTTCTCTTACAAGAACAGCGTGAGGAGTATAGGCCCCTACTGCACGCGTATAATaaggag GCAACGTTAAATACAAGGCAGATGGATATGTCCTCAGTTCAAGAGAAATGCAACACAGGCAATCCTGATCAGTTAGTGCATGATTTTGTTCACCAGTTGCATCTCCGGTCTCATTTACAGAActt ACTGACTTGTTATCCTACTAGGGAAATTGCTGCTTCTTTGACTCTTCAGCCTGTTGATAACGATTCAGAGAGGCCTGCAGATGGTCTGCCAAGGAATGCGGTTTCTCTTGCTCAGCAAGCTTTGTCAGCCTCAAAGCAAGCGGCTTCATCAATtgaagttgatgatgatgatgatgatccaCTTTCTTTTGG TTTGGCCTCCACAAGTTTGGTTGACTCTTCACTGAAAAGGAATAAAATTGTGAGATCAACACGGATTACAGAAAGACGATCTAAACAGAGAAAAGCATCAAAGTCAAATCTTCTTGATGAAGAAAGTTACCTTGACAGAAAATCTTTTGTACAGAGAAAGCTACgtttagaaaagaaattaaatgaagGATTTGATCAAAATGACCCCCTACGCATGTTCTTGTCGGGTTCTGAATCAAGGCAACTTTTGACCCGTGAAGAAGAGTCTCAATTGATTACTCAGCTTCAG GATTTCTCAAGATTGGAAGAAGTAAAGATCAGGCTTCAATCTCAGTTAAGACGGGAACCAACTTTAGCTGAATGGGCTGATGTCTTGGGCCTTAGTTGTTGTGCCCTGCAGACACAGCTTCATTGTGTTAACAGAAGCAAAGAAAAGCTGTTTCATGCCAATATGCGCATGGTAGTACACATTGCTAAACATTATCAGGGACGTGGTCTCAGCCTTCAGGACTTATTTCAG GAGGGAAGCACGGGTCTTATGAAGAGCATTGACAAATTTAAACCAGGAGCTGGTTGCCGATTTGGTACTTACGCATACTGGTGGATAAGGCATTCAATAAGGAAGGCGATATTTCTGCATTCCAGGACTATCCGTATACCG GAGAATTTATATAGACTTTTGGGCAAGGTCATAGAAGCAAAGAAATTATTCATTCAGGAGGGAAACATTAACCCATCCAAAGAAGAATTAGCAAGAAGGGTGGGAATTACAATAGACAAGTTGGAAACTTTAGTATTTGCTTCAAGAAATCCAATTTCCATGCAGCAAGCTGTATGGGCGGACCAAGAGACAACTTTCCAG GAGATTACTGCAGACTCAGCAATTGAGATCCCAGATGTGTGTGTTTCAAGACAGCTAATGAGGAGGCATGTGCACAACCTCCTAAATATGTTAAGCCCTAAAGAAAAGAGCATAATCAGGCTAAGATTTGGTATTGAAGATGGCAAGGAAAAAACGTTGTCAGATATTGGCAAGGTTTTTGGTTTGACCAAGGAAAGAGTCCGACAGTTGGAGAGCCGAGCATTGTCCAAGCTCAAGGAGTGTCTTGAAAGTCAAGGACTTGACGCATACACAGACTTGCTTATATAG
- the LOC106756915 gene encoding uncharacterized protein LOC106756915: protein MAVKESNTSQNIQLQQQQQQQQEACDPCKSFGQKCSHLVKKQRAKFYILRRCIAMLLCWHERGET from the coding sequence ATGGCAGTGAAGGAAAGCAACACAAGCCAAAATATTCAgctgcagcagcagcagcagcagcagcaagaAGCTTGTGATCCTTGCAAGTCTTTTGGCCAAAAGTGCAGTCACTTAGTCAAGAAGCAGCGTGCCAAATTCTACATTCTTCGCCGCTGCATCGCCATGCTTTTGTGTTGGCATGAGCGTGGTGAGACATAA